From the Streptococcus oralis ATCC 35037 genome, one window contains:
- the manA gene encoding mannose-6-phosphate isomerase, class I, translating into MSEPLFLQSVMQEKIWGGTKLRDEFGYDIPSEKIGEYWAISAHPNGVSKVANGRFEGTDLATLYAEHRELFGNRPEPVFPLLTKILDANDWLSVQVHPDDAYGLEHEGELGKTECWYIIAADEGSEIIYGHNAKSKEELRQQIEDKNWDALLTKVPVKAGDFFYVPSGTMHAIGAGILILETQQSSDTTYRVYDFDRKDDKGNLRELHLEKSIDVLNIGEPANSRPVTIKADDLRSTLLVSNDFFAVYKWEITGKVDFKKTADYSLFSVLAGQGQLTIDGKNYPIQKGSHFILPSDVEAWTLEGQGLELIVSHP; encoded by the coding sequence ATGTCAGAACCATTATTTTTACAATCAGTTATGCAAGAAAAAATCTGGGGTGGAACCAAGCTACGTGATGAGTTTGGCTATGACATTCCAAGTGAAAAAATCGGAGAATACTGGGCTATTTCAGCCCACCCAAATGGAGTTTCTAAGGTAGCCAATGGGCGCTTTGAGGGAACAGACCTAGCTACTTTATATGCGGAACACCGTGAATTGTTTGGCAATCGTCCAGAACCTGTATTTCCACTCTTAACCAAGATACTCGATGCCAACGATTGGCTCAGTGTCCAAGTTCACCCAGACGATGCCTATGGACTAGAGCATGAAGGCGAGCTCGGGAAAACAGAGTGCTGGTACATCATCGCTGCGGATGAAGGTTCAGAGATTATCTATGGTCACAATGCCAAATCAAAAGAAGAACTTCGCCAGCAAATTGAGGACAAGAACTGGGATGCCTTGCTGACCAAAGTGCCTGTTAAGGCTGGAGACTTCTTCTATGTACCAAGTGGCACCATGCACGCTATTGGAGCAGGTATCTTGATTCTTGAAACCCAGCAGTCTAGCGATACCACCTACCGTGTTTATGACTTTGACCGTAAGGATGACAAGGGCAACTTGCGTGAACTTCACCTTGAAAAATCCATCGATGTCTTGAACATTGGTGAACCTGCTAATAGCCGTCCCGTAACTATCAAAGCAGATGATTTACGTTCCACTCTCCTTGTGTCTAATGACTTCTTCGCAGTTTACAAGTGGGAAATCACTGGAAAAGTTGACTTTAAAAAGACAGCAGACTACAGTTTGTTTAGTGTCTTAGCTGGTCAAGGTCAGCTTACTATTGACGGGAAAAACTATCCAATCCAAAAAGGTAGCCACTTTATCCTACCAAGTGATGTTGAAGCTTGGACCCTAGAAGGGCAAGGTTTGGAATTGATTGTTAGCCATCCATAA
- a CDS encoding CopY/TcrY family copper transport repressor, which translates to MQISDAEWQVMKIIWMQGEQTSTDLIRVLAERFDWSKSTIQTLLARLVEKECLTRKKEGKFFVYSALLTLDQSRDLLVQDIKDKVCSRRIKNLLADLIVECDFTLADLEDLEAVISKKKSSAVTEVRCNCM; encoded by the coding sequence ATGCAGATTTCAGATGCAGAATGGCAGGTCATGAAGATTATTTGGATGCAAGGAGAGCAGACCAGTACGGATTTGATCAGGGTTCTGGCGGAGCGGTTCGACTGGTCCAAGTCGACCATTCAAACTCTTTTGGCTCGTTTAGTTGAGAAAGAGTGTCTGACAAGGAAAAAAGAAGGCAAGTTCTTTGTCTATTCAGCCCTTTTAACTCTGGACCAGAGTCGAGACTTGCTTGTCCAAGATATCAAAGACAAGGTTTGTTCTCGTAGGATTAAGAACTTGTTGGCTGATTTGATTGTGGAATGTGATTTCACTTTGGCTGACTTGGAAGACTTAGAAGCTGTGATTTCTAAGAAGAAATCAAGCGCTGTAACAGAAGTAAGATGTAATTGTATGTAA
- the thiE gene encoding thiamine phosphate synthase — protein MNREALRLYLVTNRYQDSLENFLEKVETACRSGVTIIQLREKNLTTNQYYQLAKQVKEITDAYQVPLIIDDRLDVCLAVDAAGLHIGDDELPVSVARKVLGPEKILGVTAKTVKRALEAETSGADYLGTGAIFPTTTKENAPITLISTLKTICQTVAIPVVAIGGLTSENIDQLAETGIAGVAVVRDLMQAEDIEAKTQAFLTKLDDIIS, from the coding sequence ATGAATAGAGAAGCACTCAGACTATATCTGGTAACCAATCGCTACCAAGATTCCTTGGAAAACTTTCTTGAAAAAGTCGAGACGGCCTGCCGTTCAGGTGTTACCATCATCCAACTACGAGAAAAAAATCTCACCACCAATCAATACTATCAACTGGCAAAACAAGTCAAGGAAATAACCGATGCCTATCAGGTCCCCTTGATTATCGATGATCGTTTGGATGTTTGTCTCGCGGTTGATGCTGCTGGGTTGCATATAGGCGACGATGAACTACCAGTTTCGGTTGCCCGCAAAGTCTTGGGTCCTGAAAAAATCCTCGGTGTCACTGCTAAAACAGTAAAAAGGGCTCTTGAGGCGGAAACATCGGGTGCGGATTACTTGGGAACAGGAGCCATTTTCCCGACTACGACCAAAGAAAATGCACCCATCACTCTGATTTCAACCTTGAAAACCATTTGCCAAACGGTCGCCATTCCAGTAGTTGCTATCGGAGGATTGACGTCAGAGAATATTGACCAACTTGCTGAAACTGGTATAGCAGGGGTAGCCGTTGTCCGTGATTTGATGCAGGCAGAAGATATAGAAGCAAAAACGCAAGCTTTTTTAACAAAGCTAGATGACATTATTTCCTAA
- a CDS encoding 6-phospho-beta-glucosidase, which yields MTEILQFPEVFLWGGATAANQCEGAYNKDGRGLANVDVVPIGPDREAIITGQKKMFSFEEGYFYPAKEAIDMYHHYKEDIALFAEMGFKTYRLSIAWTRIFPQGDEAEPNEAGLAFYEDLFKECHKYGIEPLVTITHFDCPMHLIREYGGWRNRRMLDFYANLCRTLFTRYKGLVKYWLTFNEINMILHAPFLGAGICFEEGENQDQVKYQAAHHELVASAMATKIAHEIDPENKVGCMLAAGQYYPNTAHPRDYWAAMEEDRKSYFFIDVQARGEYPNYAKKQWEREGIEIEMTTEDLDLLKNHTVDFVSFSYYASRVASGDPEVTNLTAGNVFASIKNPYLKSSEWGWQIDPLGLRITLNAIWDRYQKPMFIVENGLGAIDTPDENGYVADDYRIAYLEAHIKAMRDAIYQDGVELLGYTTWGCIDLVSAGTGEMNKRYGFIYVDRDNAGQGSLKRSKKKSFYWYKDVIASNGASIK from the coding sequence ATGACAGAAATACTACAATTTCCAGAAGTATTTCTCTGGGGTGGTGCAACGGCAGCTAATCAATGTGAGGGTGCTTATAATAAAGATGGCCGTGGTCTTGCTAATGTGGATGTGGTGCCGATTGGTCCAGACCGTGAAGCCATTATCACAGGTCAGAAAAAGATGTTTTCTTTTGAGGAGGGCTATTTTTACCCAGCAAAAGAAGCTATTGATATGTACCATCATTACAAGGAAGATATCGCTCTTTTTGCAGAAATGGGATTTAAAACCTATCGACTTTCCATTGCTTGGACTCGGATTTTTCCTCAAGGTGACGAAGCAGAGCCAAATGAAGCTGGTCTAGCTTTTTATGAGGATTTATTTAAGGAATGCCACAAGTATGGGATTGAACCTCTGGTGACCATCACGCATTTCGATTGCCCCATGCACTTAATCAGGGAGTACGGTGGTTGGCGCAACCGTCGTATGTTGGACTTTTACGCAAATCTCTGTCGCACCCTCTTTACCCGTTACAAGGGCTTGGTCAAGTACTGGCTAACCTTCAACGAAATCAATATGATTTTGCATGCCCCCTTTTTAGGAGCAGGGATTTGTTTTGAAGAAGGAGAAAATCAAGATCAGGTCAAATACCAAGCAGCCCACCATGAGCTGGTAGCCTCGGCTATGGCGACTAAAATTGCTCACGAAATTGATCCAGAAAACAAGGTGGGATGTATGTTGGCAGCAGGGCAATATTATCCTAACACTGCCCATCCGAGAGACTACTGGGCAGCCATGGAAGAAGACCGTAAGAGTTACTTTTTCATTGATGTTCAAGCGCGTGGGGAATACCCAAACTATGCCAAGAAGCAGTGGGAACGTGAGGGAATTGAGATAGAAATGACGACAGAAGATTTAGATTTGTTAAAGAATCACACTGTTGACTTTGTTTCCTTCTCTTATTATGCGAGTCGAGTGGCCTCAGGGGATCCAGAAGTGACGAATCTGACCGCTGGAAATGTCTTTGCCTCTATCAAAAATCCTTATCTGAAATCCTCTGAATGGGGTTGGCAGATTGACCCATTGGGGCTTCGTATCACCCTCAATGCCATCTGGGACCGTTATCAAAAACCTATGTTCATTGTAGAAAATGGGCTCGGCGCTATAGATACGCCAGATGAAAATGGCTATGTAGCAGATGACTATCGGATTGCTTACTTAGAGGCCCATATCAAGGCTATGCGAGATGCTATTTACCAAGATGGCGTTGAATTGCTTGGTTATACGACTTGGGGTTGTATAGATTTGGTTTCAGCTGGAACAGGCGAAATGAACAAGCGCTATGGTTTTATCTATGTGGATCGTGATAATGCAGGTCAAGGAAGTCTCAAACGAAGCAAGAAGAAATCCTTCTACTGGTACAAGGATGTCATTGCCAGCAATGGTGCAAGTATTAAGTAG
- a CDS encoding SemiSWEET family transporter — protein MSEKQMKILGWVATFMSVMMYVSYFPQIMNNLAGQKGNFIQPLVAAINCSLWVYYGLFKKERDIPLAAANAPGIVFGLVTAITALI, from the coding sequence ATGTCTGAAAAACAAATGAAAATTTTGGGTTGGGTAGCGACCTTCATGTCCGTTATGATGTATGTCTCTTACTTCCCACAAATCATGAACAACCTGGCTGGTCAAAAAGGCAACTTCATCCAACCCTTGGTCGCAGCCATCAACTGTAGTCTATGGGTTTACTACGGTCTTTTCAAGAAAGAAAGAGATATTCCCCTTGCGGCTGCTAATGCGCCAGGTATCGTTTTTGGACTAGTAACGGCTATCACAGCTTTGATTTAA
- a CDS encoding cupredoxin domain-containing protein, whose protein sequence is MLNSIVTIICIALIAFILFWFFKKPEKSGQKAQQKKGYQEIRVEVMGGYTPELIILKKSVPARIVFDRKDPSPCLDQIVFPDFGVHADLPMGEEYVVEITPEQTGEFGFACGMNMMHGKMIVE, encoded by the coding sequence ATGTTAAATAGTATTGTAACCATTATTTGTATTGCCCTTATCGCGTTTATCTTGTTTTGGTTTTTCAAAAAGCCTGAAAAATCTGGACAAAAGGCCCAGCAAAAAAAGGGTTACCAAGAGATCCGAGTGGAAGTCATGGGGGGCTATACGCCTGAGTTGATTATTCTTAAAAAATCAGTGCCAGCCCGCATTGTCTTTGACCGCAAGGACCCTTCACCCTGTCTAGATCAGATCGTCTTTCCAGATTTTGGTGTGCATGCGGATCTTCCTATGGGTGAAGAGTATGTAGTGGAAATCACACCTGAGCAGACTGGAGAGTTTGGCTTTGCATGTGGTATGAACATGATGCACGGCAAGATGATTGTAGAGTAG
- the thiD gene encoding bifunctional hydroxymethylpyrimidine kinase/phosphomethylpyrimidine kinase: MTYLPVALTIAGTDPSGGAGIMADLKSFQARDVYGMAVVTSLVAQNTRGVQLIEHVSNQMLEAQLESVFSDIKPQAVKTGMLATTEIMEIIQPYLKKLDCPYVLDPVMVATSGDTLIDTSARSFLKTNLLPLATIITPNLPEAEEIVGFSIHDPEDMQRAGRLILKEFGPQSVVIKGGHLEGGAKDFLFTKEEQFVWESPRIQTCHTHGTGCTFAAVITAELAKGKTLYQAVDKAKAFITKAIQDAPQLGHGSGPVNHTSFKD, encoded by the coding sequence ATGACTTATTTACCCGTTGCTCTAACCATTGCAGGAACTGACCCTAGTGGCGGTGCTGGCATTATGGCTGATTTGAAGTCATTCCAAGCGAGAGATGTCTATGGAATGGCCGTTGTCACCAGCCTTGTCGCTCAAAATACCAGAGGTGTTCAATTAATCGAGCACGTCTCCAACCAAATGCTGGAAGCTCAATTGGAGAGTGTCTTTTCGGATATCAAACCTCAGGCTGTGAAAACTGGTATGTTGGCAACTACTGAGATCATGGAGATCATCCAACCCTACCTTAAAAAGCTGGACTGTCCCTATGTGCTGGACCCTGTTATGGTCGCTACGAGTGGGGACACCCTGATTGATACCAGTGCGAGAAGCTTCCTAAAAACAAACCTACTTCCCCTTGCAACCATTATCACTCCCAATCTTCCTGAAGCAGAAGAGATTGTTGGTTTTTCAATCCATGATCCAGAAGACATGCAGCGTGCTGGTCGCCTGATTTTAAAAGAATTTGGTCCTCAGTCTGTAGTTATCAAAGGTGGTCATCTTGAAGGTGGTGCCAAGGATTTCCTCTTTACCAAGGAGGAACAATTTGTCTGGGAAAGTCCACGAATTCAAACCTGTCACACCCATGGTACTGGATGTACTTTTGCTGCAGTGATTACGGCTGAACTAGCCAAGGGGAAGACCCTTTATCAGGCAGTCGATAAGGCCAAGGCCTTTATCACAAAAGCCATCCAAGACGCCCCTCAACTCGGTCATGGTTCTGGCCCAGTCAACCATACAAGCTTTAAAGATTAA
- a CDS encoding hydroxyethylthiazole kinase: MQAFTNPFPLATSSLIHCITNEISCEMLANGILALGCKPVMADDPREVLDFTKQSQALFINLGHLSAEKEKAIRRAASYADQACLPMVVDAVGLAASPIRKTLVRDLLEYKPTVLKGNMSEIRSLVGLKHHGVGVDASHKDQETEDLLQVLKDWCQLYPGMSFLVTGPKDLIVSENQVAVLGNGCDELDWITGTGDLVGALTAVFLSQGKTAFEASCLAVSYLNISAERILVQGMGLEDFRFQTLNQLSLLKRDKNWLDAIKGDFYE; the protein is encoded by the coding sequence ATGCAGGCATTTACAAATCCTTTCCCTCTGGCAACCAGTTCCTTGATTCACTGCATCACCAATGAGATTTCCTGTGAGATGCTGGCTAATGGCATTTTGGCTCTAGGATGCAAACCTGTCATGGCAGATGACCCTCGTGAAGTTCTTGATTTTACTAAGCAAAGTCAAGCCCTCTTTATCAATTTGGGGCATTTGTCAGCCGAGAAGGAAAAAGCAATCCGTAGGGCAGCTTCTTATGCAGACCAAGCTTGTCTCCCAATGGTAGTAGATGCGGTTGGCCTAGCAGCATCTCCCATTCGAAAGACCTTAGTCAGAGATCTTTTAGAATACAAGCCCACAGTCCTTAAAGGGAATATGTCGGAAATCCGAAGTCTTGTTGGTTTAAAGCACCACGGAGTTGGAGTTGATGCTAGCCATAAAGATCAAGAAACTGAGGATTTACTTCAAGTCTTGAAAGACTGGTGTCAGCTTTATCCTGGTATGTCATTCTTAGTAACTGGACCTAAGGACCTCATAGTTTCAGAGAATCAAGTTGCTGTATTGGGAAATGGCTGTGACGAATTAGACTGGATAACGGGGACAGGAGACCTGGTTGGAGCCTTGACAGCTGTTTTTCTCAGCCAAGGAAAGACTGCCTTTGAAGCTTCGTGCTTAGCGGTTTCTTATCTCAATATTTCTGCTGAGAGAATTCTTGTTCAAGGAATGGGATTGGAAGATTTCCGCTTTCAAACTCTCAATCAGCTCTCTCTTCTAAAAAGAGATAAAAATTGGCTAGATGCTATCAAAGGAGACTTTTATGAATAG
- a CDS encoding heavy metal translocating P-type ATPase: MTEIVKASLENGIQKIRIRAEKGYHPAHIQLQKGIPAEITFHRVTPSNCYKEILFEEEGILEPIGVDEEKTIHFTPQELGQHEFSCGMKMQKGSYIVVEKTRKSLSLLQRFWITSIFTVPLVILMIGMLTGTISHPVMHWGTFLATTPIMLVAGGPYIQSAWASFKKHNANMDTLVALGTLVAYLYSLVALFAGLPVYFESAGFILFFVLLGAVFEEKMRKNTSQAVEKLLDLQAKTAEVLREDSYVQVPLEQVKVGDLIRVRPGEKIAVDGVVVEGVSSIDESMVTGESLPVDKTVGDTVIGSTINNSGTLVFKAEKVGSETVLAQIVDFVKKAQTSRAPIQDLTDKISGIFVPAVVILAILTFWIWFVLLGASFVTSLLYGVAVLIIACPCALGLATPTALMVGTGRSAKMGVLLKNGTVLQEIQKVQTLVFDKTGTLTEGKPVVTDIIGDETEVLGLAASLEEASQHPLAQAIIKRASEAGLELQPVENFQALHGKGVSGQINGKQVLLGNAKMLDGMDISSAYQEKLEELEKEAKTVVYLAVDNEIKGLLALQDIPKENAKLAISQLKKRGLRTVMLTGDNAGVARAIADQIGIEEVIAGVLPEEKAHEIHQLQQAGKVAFIGDGINDAPALSVADVGIAMGAGTDIAIESAGIVLTHNDLTGVVRAFDMSKRTFNRILLNLFWAFIYNVIGIPIAAGVFSGIGLVLNPELAGLAMAFSSVSVLTSSLMLNFSKID; the protein is encoded by the coding sequence ATGACAGAAATTGTGAAAGCAAGCCTAGAAAATGGCATTCAAAAAATCCGTATCCGAGCTGAAAAAGGCTATCATCCAGCTCATATTCAGCTTCAAAAAGGGATTCCGGCTGAGATAACTTTTCATCGTGTGACGCCATCAAACTGTTACAAAGAAATCCTTTTTGAAGAAGAAGGTATCTTGGAACCAATCGGCGTGGACGAGGAGAAGACAATTCATTTTACGCCTCAAGAGTTGGGGCAACATGAATTTTCATGTGGCATGAAGATGCAAAAGGGGAGTTATATCGTAGTTGAGAAGACGCGAAAATCTTTGTCACTTTTGCAACGTTTTTGGATTACCAGTATCTTTACTGTGCCGCTAGTTATTCTCATGATTGGGATGTTGACAGGGACTATCAGTCATCCAGTCATGCATTGGGGCACCTTTTTAGCCACGACGCCTATCATGCTAGTGGCCGGTGGTCCTTATATCCAGAGCGCTTGGGCCAGCTTTAAAAAACACAATGCCAACATGGATACCTTGGTGGCACTGGGAACCCTAGTAGCCTATCTCTATAGTCTAGTTGCTCTCTTTGCTGGTCTCCCTGTTTACTTTGAAAGTGCTGGATTTATCCTCTTCTTCGTTCTTTTGGGGGCGGTTTTTGAGGAAAAAATGCGAAAAAACACTTCTCAAGCTGTGGAGAAATTACTAGATTTGCAGGCTAAAACAGCAGAAGTCTTGCGTGAGGATAGCTATGTCCAAGTTCCCTTGGAGCAAGTCAAGGTAGGTGACCTGATTCGAGTGCGTCCCGGTGAAAAGATCGCGGTTGATGGTGTTGTTGTCGAAGGTGTCTCCAGTATTGATGAATCCATGGTGACAGGTGAGAGCCTGCCGGTAGACAAAACAGTTGGAGATACTGTGATTGGCTCCACTATCAATAATAGTGGAACACTGGTTTTTAAAGCAGAAAAAGTTGGTTCAGAGACTGTCTTGGCTCAGATTGTGGACTTTGTGAAGAAAGCCCAGACCAGCCGTGCACCGATTCAGGATTTGACGGATAAGATTTCAGGAATTTTTGTCCCAGCAGTTGTCATTTTAGCGATTTTGACTTTTTGGATTTGGTTTGTCTTACTTGGGGCTAGTTTTGTGACCTCTCTACTTTATGGTGTGGCAGTTTTGATTATCGCTTGCCCTTGTGCCCTAGGTCTTGCAACACCAACAGCCCTCATGGTAGGAACAGGGCGGAGTGCCAAGATGGGGGTTCTCCTAAAAAATGGAACCGTCCTACAGGAAATCCAGAAAGTCCAAACTCTCGTCTTTGATAAAACAGGAACTTTGACGGAAGGAAAACCAGTGGTCACTGATATCATTGGCGACGAGACAGAAGTACTTGGCTTAGCTGCCTCTTTGGAAGAAGCCTCTCAACACCCACTGGCTCAAGCTATTATCAAGCGAGCGAGTGAAGCAGGACTTGAGCTTCAACCTGTAGAAAATTTCCAAGCCCTACACGGAAAAGGTGTTTCAGGGCAAATCAATGGGAAACAAGTCTTGCTTGGAAATGCTAAAATGCTAGATGGCATGGATATTTCGAGCGCTTATCAGGAAAAACTAGAAGAACTGGAAAAAGAAGCTAAGACAGTTGTGTACTTGGCTGTTGACAATGAAATCAAAGGCTTGCTTGCCCTGCAAGATATTCCCAAAGAAAATGCCAAGCTTGCCATCAGTCAGCTGAAAAAACGTGGTCTCCGAACAGTGATGTTGACAGGAGATAATGCTGGAGTGGCGCGAGCTATTGCAGACCAGATTGGTATCGAAGAGGTCATTGCTGGTGTTTTGCCAGAAGAAAAAGCGCATGAAATCCATCAACTTCAACAGGCTGGTAAAGTAGCCTTTATCGGAGATGGTATCAATGATGCGCCAGCCCTTAGTGTAGCGGATGTGGGGATTGCCATGGGCGCAGGAACTGATATTGCTATTGAGTCGGCAGGGATTGTTCTTACTCACAATGATTTGACAGGAGTGGTTCGTGCCTTTGATATGAGCAAGAGAACCTTCAATCGAATTCTTCTCAACCTCTTCTGGGCCTTTATCTACAATGTTATCGGAATTCCGATTGCAGCAGGAGTCTTTTCAGGAATTGGTCTCGTTCTCAATCCAGAACTGGCAGGTCTAGCTATGGCCTTTAGTTCTGTATCTGTTTTAACCAGTTCACTCATGCTAAACTTTAGTAAAATAGACTAA
- the spxB gene encoding pyruvate oxidase — translation MTQGKITASAAMLNVLKTWGVDTIYGIPSGTLSSLMDALAEDKDIRFLQVRHEETGALAAVMQAKFGGSIGVAVGSGGPGATHLINGVYDAAMDNTPFLAILGSRPVNELNMDAFQELNQNPMYNGIAVYNKRVAYAEQLPKVIDEACRAAVSKKGPAVVEIPVNFGFQEIDENSYYGSGSYERSFIAPALNEVEIDKAVEILNNAERPVIYAGYGGVKAGEVITELSRKIKAPIITTGKNFEAFEWNYEGLTGSAYRVGWKPANEVVFEADTVLFLGSNFPFAEVYEAFKNTEKFIQVDIDPYKLGKRHALDASILGDAGQAAKAILDKVNPVESTPWWRANVKNNQNWRDYMNKLEGKTEGELQLYQVYNAINKHADQDAIYSIDVGDTTQTSTRHLHMTPKNMWRTSPLFATMGIALPGGIAAKKDNPNRQVWNIMGDGAFNMCYPDVITNVQYDLPVINVVFSNGKYAFIKDKYEDTNKHLFGCDFPNADYAKIAEAQGAVGFTVDRIEDIDAVVAEAVKLNKEGKTVVIDARISQHRPLPVEVLELDPKQHSEEAIKAFKEKYEAEELVPFRLFLEEEGLQSRAIK, via the coding sequence ATGACTCAAGGGAAAATTACTGCATCTGCAGCAATGCTCAACGTATTGAAAACATGGGGCGTAGACACAATCTACGGTATCCCATCAGGAACACTCAGCTCATTGATGGACGCTTTGGCTGAAGACAAAGATATCCGCTTCTTGCAAGTTCGCCACGAAGAAACAGGTGCTCTTGCAGCGGTTATGCAAGCTAAATTTGGCGGCTCAATCGGGGTTGCAGTTGGTTCAGGTGGTCCAGGTGCGACTCACTTGATTAACGGTGTTTACGATGCAGCTATGGATAACACTCCATTCCTTGCTATCCTTGGATCACGTCCGGTTAACGAATTGAACATGGATGCCTTCCAAGAATTGAACCAAAACCCAATGTACAACGGTATCGCTGTTTACAACAAACGTGTAGCTTACGCAGAGCAATTACCAAAAGTTATTGACGAAGCTTGCCGTGCTGCCGTTTCTAAAAAAGGTCCAGCTGTTGTTGAAATTCCAGTAAACTTTGGTTTCCAAGAAATTGACGAAAACTCATACTACGGATCAGGTTCATATGAGCGCTCATTCATCGCTCCAGCTTTGAACGAAGTTGAAATCGACAAAGCTGTTGAAATCTTGAACAATGCTGAACGTCCAGTGATCTACGCTGGTTACGGTGGTGTTAAAGCTGGTGAAGTAATCACTGAATTGTCACGTAAAATCAAAGCACCAATCATCACGACTGGTAAAAACTTTGAAGCTTTCGAATGGAACTATGAAGGTTTGACAGGTTCTGCTTACCGTGTTGGTTGGAAACCAGCCAACGAAGTAGTCTTTGAAGCAGACACTGTTCTCTTCCTAGGTTCAAACTTCCCATTTGCTGAAGTTTACGAAGCATTCAAAAACACTGAAAAATTCATCCAAGTGGATATCGATCCTTACAAACTTGGTAAACGCCATGCCCTTGACGCTTCAATCCTTGGTGATGCAGGTCAAGCAGCGAAAGCTATCCTTGATAAGGTAAACCCAGTTGAGTCTACTCCATGGTGGCGTGCAAACGTGAAGAACAACCAAAACTGGCGTGATTACATGAACAAACTCGAAGGTAAAACTGAGGGTGAATTGCAATTGTATCAAGTTTACAATGCAATCAACAAACATGCTGATCAAGACGCTATCTATTCAATCGACGTAGGTGACACTACTCAAACATCTACTCGTCACCTTCACATGACACCTAAGAACATGTGGCGTACATCTCCACTCTTTGCGACAATGGGTATTGCCCTTCCTGGTGGTATCGCTGCTAAGAAAGACAATCCAAATCGCCAAGTATGGAACATCATGGGTGACGGTGCATTCAACATGTGCTACCCAGACGTTATCACAAACGTTCAATACGACCTTCCAGTTATCAACGTTGTCTTCTCAAATGGTAAATATGCCTTCATCAAGGACAAATACGAAGACACAAACAAACACTTGTTTGGTTGTGACTTCCCTAATGCTGACTATGCGAAAATCGCTGAAGCGCAAGGTGCTGTAGGATTTACAGTTGACCGTATCGAAGATATCGATGCAGTTGTTGCAGAAGCTGTTAAATTGAACAAAGAAGGTAAAACTGTTGTGATCGATGCTCGCATCTCTCAACATCGTCCACTTCCAGTAGAAGTACTTGAATTGGATCCAAAACAACACTCAGAAGAAGCAATCAAAGCCTTCAAGGAAAAATACGAAGCAGAAGAACTCGTACCATTCCGCCTCTTCTTGGAAGAAGAAGGATTGCAATCACGCGCAATCAAATAA